In Glycine soja cultivar W05 chromosome 10, ASM419377v2, whole genome shotgun sequence, the genomic stretch gttatactataatttaaataaaaagtaatcatatatgataaatatttaataaaattatcgtaaaaatcatattaataacttattgaaaaaaattaatcaatattattgaaacattagttaaaaaattaaaaaaaaatcatcaaaattatattgtgtatcacttttatatatatatatatatattctcccATCACCTCTgctataaatattttcttattttcttattttaattgttaggAAGGGTTTGTAAGACCCcttaaataatatgttaaataattttctctTACAGCAAAAGTTAAAGCAGTACATTAAAATGAAGTAATAGATAAAAGtaacatttattattactatCATTATGTGAAAAGGACAAACCTCGGTTTTGCGGCGACATGGAGCAGCCGCCGGCGAAGAAAAGACCGGCGTGCGGCGGCCGGAGTAGTCGGGGCTGCGTTGGAGGGAGAAACGGAACGGGCTTTGACAGAAGAAGCCGTGATCATCAGCGTTTATTAGTTTCCCTTTGTTGAGAAACTCAATCTCTTCAACAACAGAGTCATCAAAGGAGTTGCCACTACTGGAAGATTCCAAGTCCAACGATTTATCCTCGTTGCTCTCCGACCAGACAGCACTGCTGGGCCTTCCGTTGCAGGAACACGTGAACCCGACCTCACATGATCCCACCACAACAACATCGTCGTCGTCGCTGTCTTTATTAACCTTAGCAACAGCACCACCCTCTATTGTTTCCCTCTTCCGGTTGGTTAGTTTCTTGAAGAGCGAGCCGAAGATGCCCAAGGCCCTGTTTGGTTTGGGCTTCGGTTTCGCGTTTTTGTTGGTATGGATTCTGAGGGCGGCTTCGAGGAGGAGCGACGCGGTTTTTGCGTTGGAGGGTCTGAGAGTGAGGGGAGTACTCTTCTTTGGTGACAATAAGAGTGGGGATTTTGTGGCGTTTTGGAGGGAAGTGAGGAAGCATTTGTTAAGTGGGAAGTTTGAGTTTTGTGGATTCTTTTTGAGATGTTGTTGTAAAGTGCTGTTTGGGGAAGGTGTTACCCTTTTGAGCTGGCTGCGTCTCTCCGAAATGTAGTGTTTCAGAAGGAAGGGTTCTTGATCCTCCTGTAGGAACTCTCGTAAGTGCAGCTTCTCCGCCATCGTGAAGATTGAAgaggtttcaactttcaactttgtGAAGCGCTTTTTTGGGTACAGtacaaaaaagagagagaagggaaTGAGGAAG encodes the following:
- the LOC114369772 gene encoding uncharacterized protein LOC114369772, giving the protein MAEKLHLREFLQEDQEPFLLKHYISERRSQLKRVTPSPNSTLQQHLKKNPQNSNFPLNKCFLTSLQNATKSPLLLSPKKSTPLTLRPSNAKTASLLLEAALRIHTNKNAKPKPKPNRALGIFGSLFKKLTNRKRETIEGGAVAKVNKDSDDDDVVVVGSCEVGFTCSCNGRPSSAVWSESNEDKSLDLESSSSGNSFDDSVVEEIEFLNKGKLINADDHGFFCQSPFRFSLQRSPDYSGRRTPVFSSPAAAPCRRKTEDKEINGADGVNKFHSGEEEEDKEQCSPVSVLDPPFDDDNDDGHDHDNGDDVFDLDCSYANVQRTKQHLLDRLCRFEKLAELDPVELEKRMLDHEDREYETFTEEDDDHEDVDSETACEENILRGEMFEILCCRSSVQQDTQQAQAEDLKRLVYDLIKEEETTQVNNNCSDMVIRRVLRKLELWKEVESNTIDMMIEEDFSREQCRWKKNDEHTKELAVEVELAIFCFLVEELSEELLIC